A window of Sphingobacterium kitahiroshimense genomic DNA:
TGATAAGCGCAATGCCAATAACTACGGGAACGAAGATACCTGCGATTTTATCGACAAGTTTTTGTACAGGAGCTTTGCTTCCTTGTGCATCCTGAACCATTCTGATGATTTGAGCAAGCATTGTTTCCTTACCAACTTTGACCGCGGTAAATTGGAAACTTCCCTTCTGATTGATGGTTCCTGCAAATACTTTCTCATTTTCGATTTTCAACACAGGAACAGGTTCTCCACTTAGCATGCTTTCATCCACATACGAATTACCTGATTTTACTATACCGTCTACAGCAATTTTTTCTCCCGGCTTTACTAATATAACATCGCCTGCATTTACATCTTCAATTGCTGTTTGTTTCTCAGTACCGTCAGATTGTATCACCATCACTGTTTTAGGTTGTAATCCCATCAGTTTTTTTATAGCCGACGAGGTGTTTCCTTTCGCTTTTTCTTCAAGTAGTTTTCCTAAGAGAATAAATGCGATGACCACGGCAGCAGCTTCAAAGTAAACGTGTGCGTGTAATCCTCTTGCATGCCAGAAGTCGGGTGCAATCATATTGAATACACTGAATATATAGGCTATACCTGTGCTTAAGGCTACTAGGGTGTCCATATTGGCCGAACGGTGTTTTGCTTGTTTCCATGCATTGATATAAAAATCTTTACCTAACCATAGGACAACTGGTGTGGCAAAAAACCACATGATTTCATTGCCATAGGGCATATCCATAAAAAACATACCGATAGTCACTACAGGAAGTGAAAGTAGGATCGCCCAAATGGTTTTATTTTTTAGTGTACGGAATTTCTTTTCATGTATTGCCTCTAACGTCTCCTGTTCTTTGGCTTCGTCTTCAATGAGTAAATCGAATCCGATGGACTGCACTGCTTTTTGGAGCGCTAATGGGTTGGTCATATTGGGAAGATACTCTACGGATAGTCTTGCTGTAGCAAAATTGACAGCTGCATTGACGACGCCGTCAGCATATTTAACACCGCTTTCTGCACTGATGGCACAAGACGCACAGGTCATATTAAGGACAGGAAAGGATTGTTTTACAGTAGTAACGCCATAACCTAAATCCTGGATGGCTTTAACAGCCGCCGTCACGGTATCGGTATCATTGACCGTTATCGTTGCACGGCGATTGTTTAGCTCTACTTTGTGGCTTTCAATACCTTTGACCTGTGCTAATCCTTTATCTATAATCAAAGCACAATGTTCGCTGTCTACATCTTCTAAAGGAAGGAATATTGGTTGCCTATTATTCGTTGCCATATTTTGTATCTTTTATTTTATGATACAAAGTTGAGAACAATTAAGGTTTTGGGTATTGCACTTTAATGGAAAAGAGTTGTAAGATTTACACCTCGTCCAACGGTGTTCTTTTGTCTTCTTTGATCTGCTTGAACTGACTTGGTGTAAGCCCTGTTACTTTTTTGAACTGGTTGCTTAAGTATGCAACACTGGAATAGTTAAGGCTGTCAGCAATTTCGCTTAAAGACAATTCGTCGTATCCTAACAGTTCTTTGACTTTTTCAATCTTTTGGGCAATAAAGTATTTTTCGATCGTCGTGCTTTCAACTTCTGAGAATAGGTTTGAAAGATAATTATAATCATGTTGTAACTTATTGCTCAAAATATCGGATAGGTTATTTTTTGTTTCACTGTCTTGGTAATGTACCAACTCAATAATAACGTTTTTGATACCCTCAATGATTTGACTTTTTTTATCGTCAATGACTTCAAATCCTCTTGCTAATAGATTTTCATTCAGCATTTTAATTTGATCGTCCGATAATTCTTGCTTCAAAGCCACTTTTCCAAGGGTCACATTTTCTGTCTGAATATCAAGTTTTTTTAATTCACTCTGTACCACCATGATACAGCGGTCGCATACCATGTTTTTTATATATAGTGTTGCCATATCTTTTCTTTATATGCTAAAATAATGTATGAAATCGAACAGGTAAATGTACAATTAATATTTATAGGTCATCAATTTTTTAAAAATTTGACGCTATTCCTAATTGCATATGCTTGTTGTTTATAAAGGATTAATGGGTATCATACTGCGACCCCTAATCGACATATGCATTGTTCGTTAAACTTCCTCTTTGATAAGAATCGGTTAGGGGTATTCTGTCTTTCTAGGATAAGTTTTTAGAGTTAGAGGAAGGTTTGCCGATATTTCTGAGGGCTGATTCCTATTAATTCTTTGAATAGGTTTGAAAAAGTCGGAATACTGTCGTAACCGATTCTGTAAACAATTTCACTAATATGCAGTGATTGATCTTCTAATAATTCTAATGCGAGCTGCATACGGCTTAATTTTATAAACTGAAAAATGGTTATATCTGTTTCTTTTTTAAATTGTCTTGACAATGTCCGCTCGGGAATATTTACGTGTTTGGATAAGGATGTTATTGTAATCTGTTCACTGATTGATTGCGTAATATATTCAACAACTTTTAGGAGTGACTCGGATTTTGGTGGTTGTGCATGAAGTTTTAGGGGGCTGACTAATATATATGATAACATTTTTTTTAAAGACGCTAACCCAACTTCTTTCATTTCTTTATCGGACCAATGTTGAACGCCAAAGGCTAGAAGATTATCAAGTAAGTTTGATGGAGAGAAAATAGCGATATTTCCCCAATGTGCAATAGGGTAGTGTTCCTTATTCAAATCAAGAAAGATCGTCTTGAGTTTTAAATTGGGCGATCTTGATATTAATTTATGTTTGATATGTGCGTCAACATAAGCGTAGTGGCGGGCAGGGATACAAAAACTTCCCTTTTCCGAGTAGAGATATACGGCGCTCATTTCGGGGGAGATCAGCTGTGCTTTTTCATGATCATGTATCTCGGTATTAAATTGACCAAAATACCGGATCTCAATATTTCCATCTTCAATAACTTTTGTACAATCTAGTGTTGATATATAAGCTTTTGGCATAATTAGATAAGTATTGCTCTATTTTCAAATATAACAAAATAAAATCTGTCTTTATTTTTGGGAAAAAGAAATAGGATGAATAAGAAAAAAATAGATATTTTCGATACAACTCTTCGCGATGGCGAGCAGGGACCTGGGTGCTTGCTGACTCTTCAATCAAAACTGGAAATAGCCGAACAGCTTGAATTTCTCGGTGTTGATATTATAGAAGCCGGTTTCCCTGTGAGTTCTCCTGCCGATTTTAAAGCCGTACAGGAAGTTTCAAAATTAATTAAAAATGCTAAAGTGTGCGCATTGGCAAGAGCTCGTGAACTGGATATTGACATTGCGGTTGATGCCCTCAAAAATGCAGTGTGCCCTCGTGTGCAACTTGGTATCGGGACTTCGGATATTCATATTAAAAATAAATTTAATAGTACCAGAGATGAAATTTTAGCCGTAGCATTTAAAATGGTGAGGTATGCGTCAAAAAAAATTGAAGAGGTGCAATTTTTTGCTGAGGATGCTGGTAGAGCTGATAATTTATTCTTAGCAAAAATGGTTGAAAATGTAATTGATGCGGGAGCAAAGGTTGTTAATTTACCAGATACAAATGGATTTTGCACACCATTTGAATATTATGAAAAGATAAAATTTGTGATTGACACTGTTCCGAATATTCATAAAGCTAAAATCTCTGTCCATTGCCATAATGATCTGGGAATGGCAACTGCAAATACGATCGCAGGTCTGCTGGCTGGCGCTAGCCAAGCGGAAGGCACTGTAAATGGTGTTGGTGAAAGAGCTGGAAATGCCGCTTTGGAGGAAATCATTATGACGCTTATGATCAAAGATCTGCCAGTGTATACGACTGTGAATCCGATCTATATTAGTAAGTTGAGTAAAATGGTCGAGAGGGCTATGTCGAATGATGTTCAGGCGAATAAGGCTATTGTTGGGAGAAATGCATTTGCGCATTCTTCGGGAATTCATCAAGATGGTGTACTGAAGGACAGAAGCAATTATGAAATAATCGATCCTGCGATGATCGGTTTCGAGTTACCGGATCTTATACTGACAGCCCGAAGCGGTAGAGCTGCATTGAAAAATAGGATGCAAACGCTAGATATACAATTTGTAGAAAAGGAATTTGAGTTGTATTATGACTGTTTTTTGCGGTTAGCGGATACTAAATCTATTGTAACTGATGCTGATCTAGTGGATTTATGTCGTGATATTAATAAGGGATAAGCTGACGCATTGAATTTCCTGATTCTTCATAGCATATGATAGGATCATTTTTTAACATATGTAAAATTTATAATCAATGCTTTTGGTCAATTTTGTACTCCGCATGATAGGTTGATTACAATAGATGTATAAAATTGAATTGATTATAAATGAGTAAGTATGGATCTTAAGAAGATATTAGTGGAAATTTATCCATTGCCTGAAGAATCGATTTCGAAGTTGCTGCTATTAATTCGAGAAGTTCATTTTCCAAAGGGGCATATTATTATTAAAGCTAATAAAATCGAAAAGTCGATATATTTTATCAAAAAGGGAATTGTTCGAGCTTATGCTGAGCATGAAGGTTTACAACGTACTTTTTGGTTCGGTGAGGAAGGTGAAACTATTCTTTCCATGAAAAGCTATGCTGAAAATGAAAGGAGTTATGAATTTATAGAATTAATGGAACCTTGTCAACTTTATGAACTTGAGATAAAAGCAGTAAAACATTTATTTAACGAAGATATTTACATTTCTAATTGGGGTCGAAAACTTGCTGAAAAGGAATTGATAAAAGTTGAAAATAAATTGATATCCCGGGAGATACAATCTGCAAAAGAAAGGTATGAGTTGTTGGTGAGTAAAAATCCGAGTTTATTGCGTCGGATACAATTGAAATATTTGGCCTCTTACCTGGGGATAACGCAAGTTACGCTAAGTAGGATCAGAAAAAAAAGTTAGGGCAATATTATTATAACGCATTTAATAATGAACGTTTTATTTGCTGCAAGGAGTAATTATAAAAGGGTTTTCATCCAATTGGCTGAAAACCTTTTTGTTATTTTAGTTCGGAGGTCTGGTACTGCTGGATTCATTAAGAAAGAACTTATTTGTATGTAGGTATTATTTAACATATGTAAATTTTTATCTGTTTTTGATTTATCAATTTTACACCCATATTAAATATGATTTGCTAAATAAACAAAATTCAGATATGGAAAAAACGATAGGATCGGTTAGGCAGTTTCTTGAAGCTAATTTTTTACATTTTAATGCGGCGAGTCTGGTTGACGCAGCGAAAGGTTATGAAGCTCATTTGGAGCAGGGGGGTAAAATGTTGGTTTCATTAGCCGGAGCAATGAGTACTGCTGAGCTGGGAATTTCATTGGCAGAAATGATTCGACAGGATAAAATCGCGATCATAAGCTGTACGGGTGCTAACCTCGAGGAAGATATTATGAATTTGGTTGCACACTCGCATTATAAAAGAATTCCAAATTATAGGGACTTAACTCCTCAAGATGAGTTAGATCTTCTTAAAAGTAAATATAACCGCGTGACGGATACTTGTATACCGGAAGAGGAGGCATTCCGGAAAATACAGGTTCATATTGAGAAAATCTGGAAAGATGCTGAGCAAGCTGGTGAAAGATTTTTTCCGCATGAGTATATGTATAAACTTTTATTAAGTGGTGTTCTTAAGGATGTATATGAAATTGATCCTAAAAACTCCTGGATGCTTGCCGCAGCGGAAAAGAATCTACCGATTGTGGTCCCAGGATGGGAGGATTCGACTATGGGAAATATCTTTGCTTCCTATGTTATAAAAAATGAATTAAAATCATCAACGGTTAAGAGCGGTATTGAATATATGGTCTGGTTAGCTGACTACTATGCGAAGCATGCTATTGATCAAGGTATCGGTTTCTTTCAAATTGGAGGTGGAATTGCGGGCGACTTTGCGATGTGTGTAGCGCCAATGCTGGAGCAGGATCTTGAAATGGAAAATATTAAAAAGTGGCGATATTATTGTCAGATCACAGATTCAACTACTTCGTTTGGTTCGTATTCCGGATGTATCCCGAATGAAAAAATAACCTGGGGTAAACTGGACGTGGATACTCCTAGTTATGTTATTGAGTCCGATGCAACAATAGTTGCTCCTTTGATCTTTGCCTATCTTTTAAATCGATAACATATTTCTTCATTATGGTGTGCATCTCGTGATGCACACCATAAATCTAAAATTTTTAATAATTGAATAATGCATGATATCAAAAATCTGAGATGGTTCTGTTTGTTTCTTTTCACACTGTTTGTGTCTGTATCAAAGGGGAATGCTTCGGATGCAAAGAGTTCTCAAAAGGAAAATATAGATCGCTTCATACAGCACCATCTGGAGGATGACTATTATTTTTCGTTGTTTAAAGACGAAGAGAATAACCTCACTTATGGATTTCCTTTGCCAGTGATATTAATAGATGAGGGTATTAACATATTTTCATCATCTAGGTTTATCCATACGGATGGTCCTGTCAAGATCGGGGATAAGTTTTATCGTATAGATCATAATAAAATTTATCGAACTGATGGGAATGGCGATAAGCTAGTTGAAGCTAATAAATTTGTAAAACCGATCGATTTGTCTATGACAAAAAATGTTGTTGGTTTGATTTTGACTGCTGGTTTAATGTTTTTTATGTTTATAGCATTGGCAAGATCATACCGGAAAAATAAGTTGCCACAGGGATTTGGACGAGTGTTAGAGCCTCTTATTATCTATGTGCGCGATGAAATGGCTAAGCCTAATATCGGCTCTAGATATCAGGAGTTTTTGCCTTATCTTCTTTCTGTTTTCTTTTTAATATGGATTTTAAATCTGATTGGGTTAACTCCTTTAGGTTTTAATGTTACTGGAAATATTACGGTGACATTATGTTTGGCTTTATTTACTTTAATCATTACCAATATGAAGGCATCTAGGAGTTATTGGAAGCATATTTTCTGGATGCCAGGTGTTCCAATTCCTTTTCGTATCGCATTGATGCCGATTGAGGTTATCGGAATTTTTACCAAAGCTTTCTCCTTAATGATCCGACTGTTCGCCAATAATGTAGCTGGTCACACTGTTATTATGGGGCTTATTGCAATTATTTACTTATTGAATAATCAATTGACATTGGGGGGAAGTATTGTTGTTTCACTTTTACTGACGTCCTTTTTGTTTATTATCAAGTTATTGGCGGCATTTTTACAAGCTTATATCTTTACAATGCTTTCCTCTCTTTTTATTGGACTGGCGGTGCAAGAGGATGAGCATCATTAATTCTTGACGGGGGCTAACTTCAGCTTAGACATATTTTTTTTCCTAACAACTTCGTACCGCTCATAACAAAGGAGCGGTACGAAGTTGTTTTTAATAAGGACAGGTTTACATCAGTCCAAATTTCAATCCGATAAAAAAAGTTCTTGGTCGACTAGGACCATAAATATAATTACTGTCTCTATTTTTACCGATATCAAAATCTTTCTGATATTGATTGAACATATTCTGAATACCGATATTGAATTGAAGATCCTGCTTAATTTGTTTTAAGGTAAATCGATAGGATAATTTGATGTTATTTTCTAAAAATGTGGGTGAGGTGTTAAGGACATCCTGATCAATGCCTGGGGCACCTGCAAAATGAGGTACTTTCATCGGACCAGTCAAAACTCCTGATAAAACGGCATTGAAGCGATTCTGGGGCCAAAAACTGAGTGTATAATAACCGTAAAGATCGGGCGAACGCAGATATTTTCTTGTTCCTGAAATAGTAGAAGACCAAGATACAGCTTCATCATAGGTTGATTTTTGGAATGTTAAACCCGTCTCAAGCTGTATTTTCTGATCATAATTGAATCTTCCTTCAGCTGTGATTCCTCTTACGGATGAGCTGGATCCATTTTTTCGTAAGAGTTGCTGATTGTTATTTTGATCGGTACCGATTTCTTCTAAAACAAAAGTATTATACAGTCGTGTGAAAAAGCCATCTACCGTGAAACCGTAGATAAAATGTTCGCTTGCTCTATTGAAATCTAATGAAACGTTAAAGCTATTGGACGTTTCTGCGATCAAGTTGTCATCTGTTCTAATGACGGAAACTCCACCTCCGGCAAAAGCCATATGCATGTCGGTTTCTAATGCTTGCGGTGCTTTAAACCCTCTCGCATAGGATGTGCGAAGCTGGGTTTCAGTACCAAGTTTATATAATGCACTTAACCTAGGGGTCAGTACAAGTTTATCTATACGATTGGATTTATTTAACCGTAGTCCTGATAGCACGGTTAATTTTCGGGTTACTTCCCAGTCACTTTGTAAAAAAGCACCTAATAGATTTACATGCTGATCAATGAGATAATCATATGCCTTAATTTCATCGAAAGTATATTCATATTGATTTTCAATTCCGCTGGTGAAGGTGTTTTTTCCATTCAGAAAATCAGAGCTGATGTAGTTGTATTGGACTCCGCTTTGAATGGAGTAATTTTTTGTATGGCCCCAGGCATCGATTTGATCTATGCCTGTATAATGTGTTCTTTTTGTATTTTGAGCAGCGCCATAAACGCTAAATGAGCTTTCTTTATCTTTTGCCTGATGTTCATAATTGAAACCTCCTACTAAGATATTATGTAACCGATATTCGGACTGGTCGGCTTTGTCGGCTTGCAGATCCAATTTATTTCCACCTTTTCTTTCTTCGTTGATACTCCAACCATTTATTTCTAGTTTATCCTGAGGAGATAACTTAAAAAATGAATTGAAACCAAAGGAGTTGTTTTGTAACATAGGCATTTCGGAAAAACCATCGCCATTTGCATCGTAAGAATTACGGTTGCGGTGAGATGCAAAGAAAGAAACTCCCGCATTTTGCTCTTCATTGACTGCTGTTAGATTGGCATTTAAAAAATGATCCCAGGTTTTGTTGCCCATTAATGAACTGTTATTTGAAAGTGTAAAGGAGCTTTTTTGGGCTTGCTTGGTCAGAATATTGACTGTTCCGGCTATAGCTGATGAACCATATAAGACTGATCCGCCCCCCCTGACAATTTCAACACGATCAATCATGTTGGCAGGTATCTGTTCTAATCCATATAAACTCATCAATGAACTAAATACGGGCCGACTATTAATTAAAACCTGTGAATAAGAACCTCCTAATCCATTCATCCGCAATTGAGAGTAATTGCAGGTCTGACAGTCTGTTTCCATCCGTAAACCGGGCTGAAAACATAATCCGTCGGCTAAGGTGTTGGATTGTGTAATATTGAATGTTCTACTATCTAGGATATTGACTGCTACAGGACTTTCAGACCTTTTACGCGCCGTGCGGGTACCGGTTACAACGACACTATTTAAGCGATTGCTGATCGAGGTCAATGCTACATCTCTTACTTGAAGTTTTGTATCTGCTATTGTTAACGTTAAAAGCTTTGTCGCAAAACCAATGAAACTTACTTTGATCTGATGCGAACCTACAGGGATATTTTGCAATTCATAATTTCCTGTGCTGTCTGCTTTTGTGGCAAGACCTAATAGGGGAATGCTTACTGTGGCCCATTCAATAGGTTCTCCTTCGCTATCTGTTATTTTACCTTTTAGACGTGCAGTTTGGGCAGAAAGAGTCAAACTCATCAAAATGAGTACTCCTGTTATTAAAAAAATGTTAATGTTCATTGTGTAAATATTATTTGTTAGTCATGCAAATCTATAAAGTTTGCATGAACTAACAAATTATTTATAACAATATTGTTAGATTGTGCTAATAATTAGTAATTTTGTTATAATGATATCACAGACTGAAGAAAATTATCTGAAAGCATTATTTGCTTTGACGAGTACAAAAGGTGAAGCCAGCGTAAATGAATTAAGTAAACTGCTGGATATAAAAATGCCTACCGTTAATGGTATGATGAAACGCCTCAGTGAAAAGGATTTTGTTATTTATGAGAGTTATAAACCTTTGAAACTTACGGAAAAGGGTAAGAAAGAGGCATCATTGATTATTCGGAAGCATCGTCTTACGGAAATGTATCTTGTGGAGAAAATGGGTTTTGGCTGGGAAGAGGTACATAATATTGCGGAACAAATTGAACATATAAAATCTCCGGCATTTTTTGAGAAAATGGATGAAATTTTAGGTTTTCCTGAAGTGGATCCTCATGGTTCTCCCATACCAGATGTAAATGGTAAATTAAAATTAAAAGAGTTTATTAAATTGAGCGATTGTAAAAGTGGTGATGTCGTAAAATTTATGGCTGTTAGACCTTCTTCGGAAGAATTGCTTAAATTTTTAAATAGCCGTCAATTGATTCTTGGGGCTGTGATTACGATAAAATCTGTTGAATTATTTGATAAGAGCATGTCTGTTAGTTACTCGGGTGATGGAACCGAGGTTTTAAGTAGTATGGTATGTGAAAAATTGCTCGTAGAACATATCAGTAAATAGGATGGTCTTTTTGCTAATGCCAGCAATTAGTAGTTTTAGAAATTGTAATTTTAAGTTTCTAATACTATTTTGAAGCTTAAAATGCTTTGATCTTTTAGGATTACTTGTAACATTTTGAGTACCAAAACTCAATTTTAGAACAGCTCAATGAGTTGTTTTTTTATAATCAAACGTTTGACTAGATTGTCTAGGGACTTTCGGATAATTATCATCCGTTTCTGGAGAATCTGGTGTAAAAATTGCCTTTAATGTATATTATTATATATTTGAAATACAATGGAAGGAGGGGCTTATTGTTATCGTTTTTATGTGCGTCGATAATTAAGATCTGCTCGTTTTGTCATATTTCAAACCAATAATTATGTACCTAAGATATCAATTGTTATCATTTATTCTTTTTGTTTGCATGTACTCATTTGCTGTGCAAAAAACTGAAAGTTATCCTCGAAAATCTAATCAGAACTTGGCATTGCGTCTAGATGGCCATGATAATGATGTAAGAACGGGGATGGGTGTTTTACGGAATGAATGGACGATAGAAGCATGGATAAAAGGTGATGATCGTATATGGAAAGAATATGAAGCTATTTTTGGTGGAGGTGAGTATAGCGATCTAAATAGTTGTGATAATATGCCGTTAGTGGTTAAAAATGGTTATTTGCATAGTAATGGCGCAGGGATTATTGCTCCAGAGAAATTGGATGATAATTGGCATCATGTAGCGGTTTCCTGTAATGGGATGTCTACCTTTTTATACTTAGATGGTAAAGAAGTGGCTCGTAAAGATACAGTTGTTGCCATATTGCCGGGCGCAATCGGTCTTAACGAGAAAAAACAAAGTTTTGGCGGATTGATTGATGAGGTTAGAATATGGTCAAAAGCTGTTTCTATCAACGTAATCAAAAAGTGGAAAAATAAATCTGTTGAAAGATCGCACCCCCAGTTTTCGACCCTTGTAGGCTATTATACATTTGATGATTTTAAAGATGTGGTATCGGTAAACTGGGTAGGAAAGGGACATCTATCTTATCACTTGAGAAATGGGCGCAGTGACTATTATGGTGAGCTTCCTATGGCATATACGGTAGAAAATACCAATGTTTCTTTTCAAAATTTTAATAAGAA
This region includes:
- a CDS encoding deoxyhypusine synthase family protein, whose amino-acid sequence is MEKTIGSVRQFLEANFLHFNAASLVDAAKGYEAHLEQGGKMLVSLAGAMSTAELGISLAEMIRQDKIAIISCTGANLEEDIMNLVAHSHYKRIPNYRDLTPQDELDLLKSKYNRVTDTCIPEEEAFRKIQVHIEKIWKDAEQAGERFFPHEYMYKLLLSGVLKDVYEIDPKNSWMLAAAEKNLPIVVPGWEDSTMGNIFASYVIKNELKSSTVKSGIEYMVWLADYYAKHAIDQGIGFFQIGGGIAGDFAMCVAPMLEQDLEMENIKKWRYYCQITDSTTSFGSYSGCIPNEKITWGKLDVDTPSYVIESDATIVAPLIFAYLLNR
- a CDS encoding TonB-dependent receptor yields the protein MNINIFLITGVLILMSLTLSAQTARLKGKITDSEGEPIEWATVSIPLLGLATKADSTGNYELQNIPVGSHQIKVSFIGFATKLLTLTIADTKLQVRDVALTSISNRLNSVVVTGTRTARKRSESPVAVNILDSRTFNITQSNTLADGLCFQPGLRMETDCQTCNYSQLRMNGLGGSYSQVLINSRPVFSSLMSLYGLEQIPANMIDRVEIVRGGGSVLYGSSAIAGTVNILTKQAQKSSFTLSNNSSLMGNKTWDHFLNANLTAVNEEQNAGVSFFASHRNRNSYDANGDGFSEMPMLQNNSFGFNSFFKLSPQDKLEINGWSINEERKGGNKLDLQADKADQSEYRLHNILVGGFNYEHQAKDKESSFSVYGAAQNTKRTHYTGIDQIDAWGHTKNYSIQSGVQYNYISSDFLNGKNTFTSGIENQYEYTFDEIKAYDYLIDQHVNLLGAFLQSDWEVTRKLTVLSGLRLNKSNRIDKLVLTPRLSALYKLGTETQLRTSYARGFKAPQALETDMHMAFAGGGVSVIRTDDNLIAETSNSFNVSLDFNRASEHFIYGFTVDGFFTRLYNTFVLEEIGTDQNNNQQLLRKNGSSSSVRGITAEGRFNYDQKIQLETGLTFQKSTYDEAVSWSSTISGTRKYLRSPDLYGYYTLSFWPQNRFNAVLSGVLTGPMKVPHFAGAPGIDQDVLNTSPTFLENNIKLSYRFTLKQIKQDLQFNIGIQNMFNQYQKDFDIGKNRDSNYIYGPSRPRTFFIGLKFGLM
- a CDS encoding Crp/Fnr family transcriptional regulator, with product MDLKKILVEIYPLPEESISKLLLLIREVHFPKGHIIIKANKIEKSIYFIKKGIVRAYAEHEGLQRTFWFGEEGETILSMKSYAENERSYEFIELMEPCQLYELEIKAVKHLFNEDIYISNWGRKLAEKELIKVENKLISREIQSAKERYELLVSKNPSLLRRIQLKYLASYLGITQVTLSRIRKKS
- a CDS encoding heavy metal translocating P-type ATPase, with protein sequence MATNNRQPIFLPLEDVDSEHCALIIDKGLAQVKGIESHKVELNNRRATITVNDTDTVTAAVKAIQDLGYGVTTVKQSFPVLNMTCASCAISAESGVKYADGVVNAAVNFATARLSVEYLPNMTNPLALQKAVQSIGFDLLIEDEAKEQETLEAIHEKKFRTLKNKTIWAILLSLPVVTIGMFFMDMPYGNEIMWFFATPVVLWLGKDFYINAWKQAKHRSANMDTLVALSTGIAYIFSVFNMIAPDFWHARGLHAHVYFEAAAVVIAFILLGKLLEEKAKGNTSSAIKKLMGLQPKTVMVIQSDGTEKQTAIEDVNAGDVILVKPGEKIAVDGIVKSGNSYVDESMLSGEPVPVLKIENEKVFAGTINQKGSFQFTAVKVGKETMLAQIIRMVQDAQGSKAPVQKLVDKIAGIFVPVVIGIALITFVLWIVLGGESGLVQGLLAAVTVLVIACPCALGLATPTAIMVGVGKGAENGILIKDAESLELAKKVNAIVLDKTGTITEGKPQVTGIKWLNEDETVKQILFSLEKQSEHPLAEAVVKHMAGTAPVSLSTFESITGKGAKAGYNNENYWAGNRKLLLENNIIIADELRLQADKWSEQSKTVIWFADSTQALAVLAISDKIKETSIAAIKQLQRMGIELYMLTGDNEATAKAIAQQTGIANYKAEVLPQHKADFVKKLQQEGKTVAMVGDGINDSTALATADVSIAMGKGSDIAMDVAKMTIISSDLSKISQAIRLSKQTVATIKQNLFWAFIYNLIGIPIAAGILFPINGFLLNPMFAGAAMALSSVSVVSNSLRLKWKK
- a CDS encoding 2-isopropylmalate synthase: MNKKKIDIFDTTLRDGEQGPGCLLTLQSKLEIAEQLEFLGVDIIEAGFPVSSPADFKAVQEVSKLIKNAKVCALARARELDIDIAVDALKNAVCPRVQLGIGTSDIHIKNKFNSTRDEILAVAFKMVRYASKKIEEVQFFAEDAGRADNLFLAKMVENVIDAGAKVVNLPDTNGFCTPFEYYEKIKFVIDTVPNIHKAKISVHCHNDLGMATANTIAGLLAGASQAEGTVNGVGERAGNAALEEIIMTLMIKDLPVYTTVNPIYISKLSKMVERAMSNDVQANKAIVGRNAFAHSSGIHQDGVLKDRSNYEIIDPAMIGFELPDLILTARSGRAALKNRMQTLDIQFVEKEFELYYDCFLRLADTKSIVTDADLVDLCRDINKG
- a CDS encoding metal-dependent transcriptional regulator is translated as MISQTEENYLKALFALTSTKGEASVNELSKLLDIKMPTVNGMMKRLSEKDFVIYESYKPLKLTEKGKKEASLIIRKHRLTEMYLVEKMGFGWEEVHNIAEQIEHIKSPAFFEKMDEILGFPEVDPHGSPIPDVNGKLKLKEFIKLSDCKSGDVVKFMAVRPSSEELLKFLNSRQLILGAVITIKSVELFDKSMSVSYSGDGTEVLSSMVCEKLLVEHISK
- a CDS encoding helix-turn-helix domain-containing protein; the protein is MPKAYISTLDCTKVIEDGNIEIRYFGQFNTEIHDHEKAQLISPEMSAVYLYSEKGSFCIPARHYAYVDAHIKHKLISRSPNLKLKTIFLDLNKEHYPIAHWGNIAIFSPSNLLDNLLAFGVQHWSDKEMKEVGLASLKKMLSYILVSPLKLHAQPPKSESLLKVVEYITQSISEQITITSLSKHVNIPERTLSRQFKKETDITIFQFIKLSRMQLALELLEDQSLHISEIVYRIGYDSIPTFSNLFKELIGISPQKYRQTFL
- the atpB gene encoding F0F1 ATP synthase subunit A; this translates as MHDIKNLRWFCLFLFTLFVSVSKGNASDAKSSQKENIDRFIQHHLEDDYYFSLFKDEENNLTYGFPLPVILIDEGINIFSSSRFIHTDGPVKIGDKFYRIDHNKIYRTDGNGDKLVEANKFVKPIDLSMTKNVVGLILTAGLMFFMFIALARSYRKNKLPQGFGRVLEPLIIYVRDEMAKPNIGSRYQEFLPYLLSVFFLIWILNLIGLTPLGFNVTGNITVTLCLALFTLIITNMKASRSYWKHIFWMPGVPIPFRIALMPIEVIGIFTKAFSLMIRLFANNVAGHTVIMGLIAIIYLLNNQLTLGGSIVVSLLLTSFLFIIKLLAAFLQAYIFTMLSSLFIGLAVQEDEHH
- a CDS encoding AraC family transcriptional regulator, translated to MATLYIKNMVCDRCIMVVQSELKKLDIQTENVTLGKVALKQELSDDQIKMLNENLLARGFEVIDDKKSQIIEGIKNVIIELVHYQDSETKNNLSDILSNKLQHDYNYLSNLFSEVESTTIEKYFIAQKIEKVKELLGYDELSLSEIADSLNYSSVAYLSNQFKKVTGLTPSQFKQIKEDKRTPLDEV